One Aegilops tauschii subsp. strangulata cultivar AL8/78 chromosome 2, Aet v6.0, whole genome shotgun sequence genomic window, GGATGAACACGAGCCGGAGGCCATCGTGGTGCTGGGGCGCACGGCGATGGCGGAGAGTGGGCCAGGTGGTGGAGCTTCCCATGAGCACCGCGCTAACCCTAGATCGATAGGGATTGTAGGTGGGGATTGTGGCAGCGATTAACCTCGTGAGTCGTGCCCCGGCCCCCACCTCTGTTTATATAGCGCGGGTCACAGGGGCCCACCAACCATGGTttggttgggcgcccccgatcagggcgtgagtcaggggcccgttcgacccgttgggttcgaacgggagagagatcaacctaacattctcccccttgatctcaactTTACTTTTAACTTTATACTTTCTAGTTTATCTGTTTCATCACATATTGGTACATAGAGCATGTTTCATCGTCACGGCTTAATTGCCGTTAGAATCATACAGATACAACATACGTTATGTTCAGAAACAAATTCTGTTCCTTTTGGGCCTATCCAGGAATCATAAGGCTTTCCCTTAAACCCATGCCGGCTAAGTGTTCCTTGAACACATTGGGTGGTAAGCCTTTCGTTAGCGGATCCGCAAGCATATCCTTTGTCCTTATATGCTCGAGACTTATAGTTTGATCCTGGATTTTATCTTTCACAACATAATACCTTATCTCTATTGTTTTGGCAGCATTACTCGACTTGTTGTTGTGAGCATAGAATACTGCGGGCTGATTATCACAGTACATCTTTAGTGGTTTGTGAATGCAATCTACCACTTTCAAGTCGGGTACAAATTTCTTTAGCCATATCGCCTGCCCCGTGGCTTCGAAGCATGCTATGAATTCTGCATACATCGTGGATGATGCAACGATCGACTGTTTGGAGCTTTTCCACGAAATAGCTCCCCCAGCGAGGGTGAATATGTATCCTGACGTGGATTTTCTATCATCTCTGTCCCCCGCAGAATCTGCGTCTGAATACCCTTTTATCTCTAGGGAATCACTTCTCCTGTATATTAGCATGTAGTCCTTCGTGCCTTGCGCATAACGCAatgctttctttaccatcttccagtgctctaggcctggattctcttgatatctaccgagtaccccggtgataaaagctaagtcagggcgagtgcacagttgtgcatactgtaagctgccaactgccgaagcatatggtactgctttcatttgatcgatctcatactggttcttgggacattggaatttcccaaaactatcgcccttgactattggagcaggtgtggctctactcgcatgcatattatactttttaagaatcttttctaaatatgctttctgagatagtcctaagactccattgttcctatctcggtgaatttctatgcccaaaacatatgatgcttcaccaagatctgttatgtcaaaatttgaggataagtatttctttgtttcttgtagtagactaacatcactactagcaagcaggatatcatccacatacaagattaggaaaatatatttcccatttttaaacattgcataaatgcaattatcctcaatattttctttaaatccaaaacttttaatcgtttgattaaactttagataccactgccgagaggcttgtcttaatccataaatggatttcttcaggcggcatcccatatttttcttgccttccatgataaaacccttgggttgtttcatgaggaccttttcttttaaatcaccattcagaaatgccgtcttaacatccatttgatgtaactctaaatcaaaatgagcaactaatgccattatgattctgaaggaatccttacatgagactggagaaaatgtctcattgtaatctatcccttctctttgtgtaaatccttttgccacgagtcgtgctttatacttttctatatttcctttagagtcatacttaattgtgtagacccatttacagcctactgttttggctcctttgggaatttcctctaagtcccaaacatctttggaactcatcgatttcatctcgtcttccattgccttcatccacttcgatgaatgagggcttctcatggcttcttcatatgaggtgggatctttttccatatgaaccatttctgtgttataaactttaaagtcagtagaaatagctgactttcttggtcttgtagaccttctaagggcctcagtttctggcacattttgtgcctcaacttctggcacttcttctaaattttgctgttgcacctccctttcatgctcaacaacgggttcagtcggcacctgacggacaggttccgggtcttcccccatagctgtcatgggtggagttgcaactggtagtgagaaaaatggctcctgaatcatcggattaggtgcatgcacctcttctcctcaagatcaattttccgaGCTACCAAGCTCCCCCTCATCATTTCGTCCTCTAAGAAGACTGCATGTCTCGTTTCTACAAACTTTGTATATCTGTCAGGGCAGTAGAAACGAAAACCTTTTGATCTGTCTGGATAGCCAATGAAGTGGCAACTTACTGTTTTGGGATCTAACTTTGCAATGTTTGGATTAAACATTTTGGCCTCAGCAGGGCACCCCCACACCCTGAAGTGTTGTAGGGAGGGCATCCTTTCTGTCCATAGCTCGTACGGTGTTTTGGGCACCGACTTGCTTGGTACTCTATTGAGAATGTGAATGGCGGTTTTGAGCGCCTCCATCCATAATCTCAATGGCAAGTTGGAATAACTCATCATGCTGCGCACCATATCCATAAGTGTACGGTTGCGCCTTTCAGCTACTCCATTCTTTTCTCCCAGAGTGGGATACATTAAAAGCACCTGAGTTATCATATCTTTTTCTTGCCATAATTTCTCCCGCCATACGGGATTTTTGACATAATATTATGTCAACTTTACCCCGTTACGCAGGTATTTCCCCAAACTTGTCCCGCCATGCGGGTTTTATCATAATCATCTTTTCCCGCCATGCGGGTAATTCCCTGTAAGGGAACATAAATGCCAGAATTGGCTCTTTTGACTGCATATTCAATCATCAAATTTAGGAATAAATCCGAATGCTCTTTGATACACATGCTTGATCCGACGCTGGTCAAATTAAACACGCATGTTGCTAGTTTCATTTCAAATCATGTTGACTGAAAAAATCTTATTCATAGAGAGTACACGAAAGACATTCGTCAACCAAGACTCTCAATGGTCTATCTCTTTTCTTTTGAAGCCATTCTTTAGAGAGAACATACTCCCTCACGTTATGACCTTTCTTGGTGATCTTTTGGTTCACAAGTACCCAGCCATTCGCCTTCACGAATGAAAGCATGGAAAAAAATTAGTCTGAGAAAACTTAGCCAATAATCAACAATAATGGGCATAAAAATAACCCTACATTGGTCTGGTTAAAAGAAATGCACATTAAACTTTTGAAACTTTCTTTTATATTCTAAATCACTGTTGTGGCAGAATTAGAATAAACATTATCCTTTTACATTAATTCCATATCACCGTTGGGCGGAAATGGAAATAATGCATATAACTCATAAACAATGTGATGATAGTATTTGTATTAAACAACTTTGCTAAGAattaatcatcatcatcaactctattGTAGCGGGAACAAGAAATAGAAATTTCTCTAGTTCAAGAGCATTTCTTGATCTTTATCCATTCTCTGAAAATTGGTCACCTTGATACAAAATTTATCAAAGATTTAAACTTTGAACACAAGACTCATAGAATTATAGCACTGTTATCATCAACGTTGGTGCTAAGAACATTTCTTCCAATTAAATTTTCCCGTTGGTTCCAATTTAATTGGAGGATAAAACTTTTATTTTGTAACGGAAGCTTTACAATATTCTATTCAAAAACAATTCTCTACTCTTTTACTCTCTAAAAAATTTTAACCGCTTGGTTCAAAAATGCATTAGAGAAGCAACAATTTAATCTTTTACTTTAGTTCTATTCACTTTTAAAAAAGCACTTTTATTTTAaataataaaacatgatcatgttATTAACAACGTTGGTCATAAAAATAACATAATCATATTCATTTTAATAATTACTTTAACATGCTCTTAAAAACATAATTCTAtctaaacttttattttctttgtaaaagagcactattaattatttacgcagcggaaaaaaacatgaataaaaattcatgaactttttactCTTTACAGAAACTTTTTCTTTTACTAAagaaaaattcatgaactttattattttctttgtacaaaattcatgaacatttctttttctgaaaattgtACTTTACTTTTCATAAACTTTCTATTTTCTGAACAATCAAAAATGTCAGAAACTTTTTAGTTTACTTTTCAGAGACTTCTCTGTTTACTTTTCTATTTTCTAGACAAAAAATTCTCGTTGGAAAAAAATGCATAGAAAAACTATTTTTAAATCTGCCCAAAATATGGACAAAAACTATTAAAACCGAAaagaaaacagcagcagcaaccggCCTCGACCTGGCGCGGGAGGCCCGCAGCGGCCCACGGCCTGCACCCCCGCGCGCTCGCGCGAGCCGAGCCGCCTTGACTCGGCCTGGGCCGCCCGCGGCTGCCAGCCTCAGGTCCTTTTCGGCCCAGCAGCCCATCTGTGGCGCTAGGGTTTCGGCGCAGCCGTCCGATGCGATCGAACGACCCAGCGTCGTTTGCGCTAGAACAAAAACATCCCCGATCGAAAACCCTGATCCGGTTTTCCTCCTTGCCCCCGCATCGTTCTCTCCTCCTCGTCTCTGTCCCGCAGCGAGGGGTTCGGGCTTCGCCGGCCGCCGACGACGGCGACGAACCACCGCGCCGGCCAGCATCTTTCCCCTGCCCCTCTGCTCCGTGCGAGACCCTTCCCTTTCCCCTTCTTTCTTCGTTCTCCTGCTCGCGAGAGAGTGAGAGATGCGGCGAGTAAAGGCCACGCCGGCCGCCGGCGACGGCGTCGCCATGGCGCCGCGCGAGCACCCTTTCTCTTCTTTTCCCCTTCCCCTTTTTGTtctttagagagagagagagagagagagagagatacgaGGTCGAGCCCTCCTCTGCTCCCCTTGTATTCGACGGCATCTGACGCAGCGCCGCCGTGGCCATCCCCCTCGCCGGCTACGCGTCCCCCTTGCGGTGAGTGCGCCGCCGTCGAGCGGTTTGGCTGCGGTGTACTTTGCCCCTCGGGGGGTTGTTCTTCGTCCGAACGGCTCGGCTTGCCGATGCCCGTTCGGATCGAGAGGAACTGGCGCGGCCATGACGGAGGCGCTCTTTGCCGGCGGGCCCAAGGCCCTCTCCGGTGAACTTTTTGTTGTTCTTTTTGTTTGCTTTTCTCTGCCCTGATAGGGTTCTTTGGGGAGGGAAAAACTATTGCTCTGATTTCTTTCTACCGAAATCAACTAGCCCGATCTGGCTGATACCATTGATAGACTTTGGATCGGAGTAGGCTAGTAGATCCGGTGAACCTACCTTCTCCGGTGgtggatgaactcgagccggaggCCATCGTGGTGCTGGGGCGCACGGCGATGGCGGAGAGTCGGCGAAGTGGTGGAGCTCCCGTGAGCACCGCGCTAACCCTAGATCGATAGGGATTGTGGCAGCGATTAACCTCGTGAGTCGTGCCCCGGCCCCCACCTCTGTTTATATAGCGCGGGTCACAGGGGCCAACCAACCATGGTttggttgggcgcccccgatcagggcgcgagtcaggggcccgttcgacccgttgggttcgaacgggagagagatcaacctaacaaAATGTTCATGACAAGTCCAGTTAATTAAGGGAAAAGTATACTTTTCATCCCTCGCCTATTTCGAAAGATTAGGAGTGGTCCCTCAACTTTAAAACCAGCAAATCTTAGTCCCTCAACTTTTAAAACCGGATAAGtttagtagtactccctccatttcacaatgtagtgcttcctctatctccgtgcttcaactttgaccgtaaatttaactaccaagaccgattgcggcgggagcaaaaattatatcagTGAATTCGTATTCGAAAGAAGTTTTTAATTATGTAAATTTTTCAcccgccgcagtcggtctcgttcgttaaatctatggtcaaaattcgACCTCGGGAAGCGCGGGCGCACTATATTTTGAAATGGAGTGAGTACTTCATACCGCCTAGGGTGGTTTGATGCTGATGTAGACACGGTTTAAACTATGACTAGACATGTCGCATAAGTTTGACCACCATATTACACATGCCTGATGGCCACATCGATATCCACAAACTCGCTGTGGCCACCGTCATCAAGCCACTGCACCTGTAGGAACTCGCGGCAACGGGTCCCGGCCGGATTGAGACCAGGTGACTTGCCATGGGCGAGTCATTGATGAACAGTATGGTGACATTCCCCCTTGTCTACACCGTTAGATCAAGAATCAATGGACAGATCTCCTGAACAATGAGCAACTAGAGTGCATATCTACAGTGCCTGGCTACAGGACCCGTGCTACAGGACCGTTGTACTGTACGCGGTCACAGTGTTTCTTTGCTACAGGGCATCATCTAGGCTCTTCATTCTTGATCCAACGGCCATGTTACATGGTGACATGCTATGGGCATGTCACTGGATCCCTGTCCCGGCCAGAGAGCGTTGTGCGCTGCAGCAGCAACACAACGCACACGTACCGAGGGCTAGGGCGGCTGGGCTCAGGCATGCTGCTACGAGCGAGATTGGGTATGTACGTACCGAAGCTGGCCTGGGTTCCACCCGAAGACAACACACACGTACAGTAGAGCTGCTGAATCGATTCACAGGAGACTAGCTAGccacgtactccctccgtccagaaatacttgtcatcaaaatgaataaaaaagatgtatctagatatattttagttctagatacattccTTTTTGTTCATTTTAATGATAAGTATTTTCGGACGAAGAGAGTACTAGATGGACTTTTGCCGGATTGGAAAACGCACAAAAGCAACACACGTAAGCGACCCGCCAGCGTAgcgagtcggtcgtggatgatgGGACTGTTGTAGTCGTCGTCGCTGTTGTCCGGCATGCCTCGACACTCGCTTGGAGAAGAGCTCGTGCCTCAGCCGCGTACGCCAGGAGCTCGAGAAGCACCTGATTGGTTTGCCATTGGCGGTGGCCATGTCCTTGAGCAGCCTCGACAGTTTGGAGCATGGAGACGGACTGCCGGAGTCGAGGCCGGGCGTGGATTCGTCCAGCAGCAGCCGGCAGGGCCGTGCACGAGGTCGCCCATGGACATCCTCCGCTCGCCCGGGACGCACCGGTGACCCTCGAGTGGAGACGGCCACAATCTGCAACGCGTCTTTTTTTTGCCTACTGCGCAAAGCCGCTCATCGGAGGCAGTGGATGGGTGCAAGACGCTGGGTGGGTGCTGGGCGTGGCCTCGGCGTCGAAGAAGGGGACGCCGTAGACCTGTTGTGTGGCTCTCGACGCCACCGGTCCGAAAATGGGGCAGGCGCATGATAGGTGTTTGATAAAATGCCAAcgaaaaccaagtggtacggagGAATTAAAGTTATCCGGTTTAAGAAGTGATAGACTAAGATTTGCTGATTTTAGGGTTTTTTTTATAAAATGCTGATTTTAGAGTTGAATGACCATTTATGTACTTGGGAGAAAATTGAGGAACGAAAAATATACATTTTCCTTTAATTAATTCACCCGACGACCGGCACCGACAGATGAAAGCTCACAGCATACGGACCCCGCAGCAAAATTAAAGCCTCCACCGCAAGCGCAAACAAATACTCCTCCGTTTGCTAGTTTATTTCTCAGATTTCAGAAAGAGGGAGGTAACAAAATTACAGTACTAGTGTTGAGGTTAGTTATCtagtaaaaataaaataaaaaatacaacTGAATTGTACACCAAACCGAGTAGTAAAAAGAAATTAAAAAAGACGACAATTTCTCAGCCTCGAGAGAGAATAATCAACCAAAAATCTTCTCATGGATGCGAGGACGGGCCGGGACCGATGGGGAGCGGCGTGGGCGGCCCGAAGTGCGGCGTGGGCGGCACGGCGGTGGAGGAGGCAGCCCCTGGGTATGGGCTGGGCGGCCCCAAGTTCGGCACGCTAGTCACCGCGGGCGGcacggcggtggaggaggcgacCCCTGGGTATGGGCTGGGCGGCCCCAAGTTCGGCACGCTAGTCACCGCGGGCGGcacggcggtggaggaggcgacCCCTGGGAATGGGCTGGGCGGCCCCAAGTTCGGCACGCTCGGCACCGCGGGCGGCACGGCCGTGGAGGAAGCGACCCCGGGGTAGGGCCTGGGCGGCGCGAAGTTCGGCACgctcgccgtcgccgacggcacggcggcggaggaggcgacCCCGGGGAACACGGCGACAGCCGGCTCCGTGAGCGGGTTGGACGGCGGCGCGGTGGTGGTGGTGCCCGCGACCGGGAGCGGGTCGCCGCCGCCGTAGAGGCCCGGCTGCTGgggcggctgctgctgctgctggcaGCGCGGCCACCGGCAGGCTGGCTCAGCCTTCTGGCCTCCCCAGAGCGTCCGGTGGGCCAGGCCGAAGCCGAGGACGAGGCCGGCGAGCAGCAGCGCCGTGACGAGGCCGAGGAAGATCTTGGTGGCCTTGCCCACGTAGCAACACATCGGACTGGAAAACGGCAGAGCTCTGCTCTTCTTCCTCTCGGCGTGTCAGTGTGTGACTGCTACTCTCCAGCTACCACTCTCTCGCAGGAACATGCAGCAATGGCGCACGCatggggagagagagagagagagaaaagagaAGGGGTCCAGTGCAGAGGAGAGGAGGGGGCACTTGGCTCGGCCTCCTCGCTCTGTTTTCAGTGCTGGTGCTGCCTGTCGGCTCCAGCACCCGTGCATGGCTTCACGTGCACACTAGCGAGAGATacgagtaaatagcataaaactactagtttacatgctatggttctaaaaaactaccactttttaaTTTTTCTCAGATAACTATCAAGTCAGGGTtggctgtttcaaaaaaccccaAATTCTCTTTGTTAAAAAATTAAAGTCAGGGGTTGGCTGTTTTAAAAAACCCCAAATTCTCTTTGTTAAAAAATTAAACATGTTTATGACAGGTCGGGCCCGCCACTAAACACACCGTTTGGTTGACCATTTGTTTCACCGTTAACTGACTTGTGGGGGCCACATGTCAGCGCCTCATCAACAGAATTTTTACAGATTAGCCCCTACAAATATTTTtaaaaagcaatcgggtccctgGAATCATTTtaaaaaagcaatcgggtccttGCAGTGTCGCCGCCGCGCCTCCAAAGGGCTCTGCCCGTGGTCGCCGTTGCACCATGGGGCTTCGCCCGTGGTCGCCGCGCCCGCAGCCTGGGTGGCCGGGGTGGTcgccgggcgcgccgccgtgggGCTCCGGCTcaggtcgccgcgccgccgcgcgcCATCGGGATCCGCCTGGAGCGCCGCCAACCATGGGGCTCCGGCTCGGGTCGCCGTGCCACCGCGCGCCATGGGAGCCGCCTGGGGCGCCGCCGGCCATGGGGCTCCGCTCAGGTCTCCACGCCGCCCCCACGCCGTGCCTCGCCCGCAGCCGCCGCCATCCCCTGGCCCGAGCTCCTCAAGCTCGACGCAGATGGCCTGCGCCGCTGCTGGAGTGTCGCGGACGAGGCCGGCCTTGTTGCAACCGTCGCCACCAGGAGCTCCCGCTTGGGGGGAGGTTCGCCGGcttgggagggggagggggtcgccggcttgggagggggagggggtcgcCGGCTCGGGAGAAGAGAGGTCTGGTACAGGAGGCAcagaaaaaagaaagagaagaggaagaagaaacttacatgtgggccccacatgtAAGTTAACGGTCAAACTAACGGTTTGTTTAGCTGTGGGCCCAACCTGTCATAATCGTGATCAACTTATAAAGACTCGATGATTTGGGTTTTTTTGAAACAGCCGACCGCCCATTTGGTAGTTATCTGAGAAAAAttaaaaagtggtagttttttgaaaTCATAGCCTGTAAactagtagttttatgctatttactcgaGAGATACAGAGGTGGGGGTACGAAGTACGATACTATGATTGCGTGCTAATGGCGGTAAATACAAGTTAAATTACAATCGGAATTGCTAAATCTCAATCGATTGAGATTTAACTAAGTCTCAATTGATGCTATATCTGCGGGATCTTATGTGGAGGTCCGTGTAATTTTTTTTTCTCACATATGTCACTTGAACTTGGTTAAGTCTTAGTCAACCGAAACCTAGCTATACTACTAATCTCTACATATAAGCACAACTAAGTGCAATCAGTCTGTTCTGAACACCTGCAGCAGGCATGGCCTCGTGCTAGAGTTCAAGTAAATTCTACTACTCCTAAAGTTCAGGGAATATTTGATACTCCAGTAATCAGTTAGTAACTGACATGAGTTTGTTAGTTACCTGTTACCGAGAGCCTGACCGGACTTCCTCCGCCGACAGACACTGCACACCATGAGAAAGTTGAGGGAATATTTGATAGTGGAAGTTACACTGTCACTGTGCACCACAGCTGATAAAGTTTCCCCAATAATGCTGCACCTTTAATTTCCTCATCATTTGTCTTTCTCCTAAGCTTTTAGTACAATATTTCTTTTGCATGCCAGAATATCCGGAGCACAGAGTGAAGCCTCAAGCCAACCTGTGTTGTGAGCATCAGTAGCTAGTCACGCGCTGCACTGGGCCAACGAAACAGCTTGCAGTTTTGTTCGTTTCAAGGCAGTTCGGTAGGGTTATTTAATCAGATGCTCTTGTACCAAACACTAATTATTTTGATTGACGTGATACTAATCTACTGACATGATCCGGGAAAGTCGAGTGCAATGACTAAATTTAACCGGGGATTCGCACCTTTGTGGCGCTGCAGAGATCGCATCGTCTTTTCTATGTTCATTGTCAGAGTGCGCATGGGAACTCTCACATGTAAAGTTAGTACACAAGCACCGTGTAGTACACGGAGGGAGGGAGTAAGAAAGTTGCTTAGAAGAGATGCTTAAAAGAATAAATCAACTTTTCTGTAAGCACAGGTGATTATTTATTGAAGGTAAATAGACATCTTTTCTAGATAAGCATTGATGCTTAAGAAAAATTCGGTTTATTTTGCTGAAATCACGCTTGCCGTGGGATAACTTAGTTTATTTTACAAATACCTCCCTAAACAGAGAGAAGTCTACATTACAATCTTAAACTAACCACTCAGTTTAATAGCAACACTCAACTCCAAAACCAGTTTTTTCACACCCTTAACTAAGGGAGACTTGTGTGAAATCTCACATTAGGTGAGATCAATGAGATCGATTTTTATGAAAAAAAAGATACATGTCCAAATATTTCTTAAACTTTTTATAGACACACATCAATATTTGATGTACAACCTTAAAAAAATTCAGCTCCTAATTCGACTTACATTAATAGAAAAAAGAGAGACAAAATCGGATGTGAACAGTGTCAAAGTGGT contains:
- the LOC109736861 gene encoding uncharacterized protein, encoding MCCYVGKATKIFLGLVTALLLAGLVLGFGLAHRTLWGGQKAEPACRWPRCQQQQQPPQQPGLYGGGDPLPVAGTTTTAPPSNPLTEPAVAVFPGVASSAAVPSATASVPNFAPPRPYPGVASSTAVPPAVPSVPNLGPPSPFPGVASSTAVPPAVTSVPNLGPPSPYPGVASSTAVPPAVTSVPNLGPPSPYPGAASSTAVPPTPHFGPPTPLPIGPGPSSHP